From the Xiphophorus maculatus strain JP 163 A chromosome 20, X_maculatus-5.0-male, whole genome shotgun sequence genome, one window contains:
- the LOC102232126 gene encoding msx2-interacting protein-like isoform X3, translating into MFLFFSNFSLGHSHSDHLDFIWINFGNFFPKSSSESRERAYDHSPYGHHERSGTFDRQRHYNADYYRDRPVFAPAGPGSSAIGGSFEAADPHFDSRIRDPFTLTNSTRRDLYRDDRGRRVDRSYHHRRSRSSHSSQSRHPSPQRTAGQTSKTPHSPKRTPLSPGRGPRSRSQSRSSSSDSVSSTSSTGSGSDSNSSSSDGSRARSVQSSAAPQTCLVMDSEEPRRSFGIKVQNLPVRSTDTSLKDGLFHEFKKYGKVNSVQIHGASEDRYGLVFFRQQEDQEKALSVSKGKLFFGMLIEVTAWNGPETENENDYRPLDGRLDEFHPKATRTLFIGNLEKTTSYQQLLDIFQRFGEIVDIDIKKVNGIPQYAFVQYSDIGSVCKAIKKMDAEYLGNNRLKLGFGKSIPTTCVWLDGLTPNITEQYLTRHFMRYGHVVKVVFDRIKEMALILYNNTDFAQAAVRETKGWKIGGNKIKVDFASQESQNAFYRSMQASGQDIRDFYEVPPERREDRRPPYHEFTAERAYYENIRTTGLYPEEARREYAARSRERFSELEHYQGEHFDPRYHEDPRDYRDYRDPFEQDIRKYTYIQRERERERERFEADRSRWSPSQRRAVTPTISPSPSERAARDSERRVYSQSSERSGSVSSMSPPHLDKSEKTLLDHAAKSEKSAQPDRMAGAEKIKRPKRKDKTDKEKTEKNKSRKGKGQSPASQIPETEPDAAFDGGRGRGSDQDVHEKPKSKVDGDALSGNQLTASQDSVKTETTKGDIAELDGKPKLKKQPKSDIGNDGKDSAVDSDRLAARKRRFGDLGGKTVRQKRSRHEEEDGSQSSDFGSSTTYVKEPDADKHKDPQRRDARLKTEKSVTQKDGLEDLRGQREKSEGSADLPESKRQQGSTSSRRVSLEGNSDQSILREQEQTAAFKPSQNAETNKNAKTKEDHVDIDLSQSYRKQMEQNRRLHMQQQQQRESDKLKKAESLLKNETEDLEHRSLVHEVGKPPEDVTDNFPSHKLSDQFEAEPGIKRERFYRRQKSEDPDWSSTPSPGHQVFSQHADEDFMDASLKELSRNNQKIHPELELLVKRTHNTQVNKTNTPINIGEEDQQKRWESRVKQDLLPNLNFSRGLGKNLHNRKPSEYGLWHDLEPGEVRSDSEEDRENKPLSPAPSTSMPFSERPRPDRFSDPKLAHLERNKFYSFALDQTITPDTKALLERAKSLSSSREDNWSFLDYDSHFVNFRSQKDTEKVESAPRPTPSWYMKKKKIRSGSEDKLDDRKEEPKPEEQERRELFASRFLHSAVFELDSRRLQHLERKYEELEHMLNQQASQQGAEGELETGPVVLFHSRFLELTQLQQQKNKSQQLQEDKGNTVCTSENKEEKPSEQEQQDLRSNDMPESSVAAEIKPISPVEQVAPEPKLTPNLVIQSASKDTPSSHQKCVLPTPPADVCPPMSFTKEETKEEVKESEDVVPMHCSPTETLKSEPAPETVPETNISEENLEFLEEDAKPLIDEQINDPRSHEELVSRSEPEPSPEMSQPEVPSASSPVQLSVAEEADLIKEDPLSTCQKTVESEGEKKLEEVSKEEISVDSDAIEEPVSFQKENKTKEIKTKKGRQSPAQVPLTSVSEKQATRKSERIDKDKLKRGSSPRAETKSSAKSPTPGSDHDHSEQSIPISRARTRRNVKSVYATPVEDDAPTRGKETESPRSARKRGTEKEALQHSTESEPPTPAPAKQRGRPPKNRKPIEEVSAAKTEKIKMDKDADSNESENGERVSRVAKGKMSPYLTKGSSNPIPSVPGSKKGDKTETADENQVIHFTEAEDLSSQHSSSSGKDSSVKSDVKKGSELDKDVHEKLCEEKSNGKETDSLLGEEKPAPEKEKIIKGKVKAAKPHVFRDLQVILDVKEVKDHVSRCTTANKECPNEEKEKKDVDSSKSSSLQERELEQAVENIAKLTEPALPAELPTPVPPAEVKSDPEEEKPCNPASETELMAAIDSITGEDVSVPLTPAAPVSTEVCSEPEVQEFVPPVKVEEPETALQEEAVFSNTPKKSYKGRPKTPKRPKAPKHARKDVKEELSEELTVPLAESTASDVKIVAEKPPSAAAAAVITPTTWKSEAELPAVKAAESELPSPVEEQTQAVKPTHPQAKSPIYPQQLPAECVSLSLASNRPNIRSIQTSRAPVSPPDWRHQSKDPCVTSAHIMSVAAKEGQLTTSDSNSKELDQGTSDLRQILMKPKTITLPGGGSSAPTNLPSLRDQNPSESNPAITAALHNRSPLPESKTPTHSVPPIVRTPSTLPGETKSVISVIASTATSVISRVCNPPETEEKPNLIIGNPSMDVTLPKTAYRPSKDDGGPYHGATFSSGSCSGLRVNTSEGVVVLSHSGQKTEGPLRISAKISQIPQATAGDIESQQLVPIPQIKQDVYSHSQSGHQKGSSQTDHGHPGKLQSALSSIKQESGSCSLEKMDSAYQAGPQGVVKRLPQGNQQVMGYHQDYLQLKHQKKMENVDPHGTDGAKPSWTSTVSPAISPHLPSPPGNHVGFVTSTGDRGPSHLGSIKQEPRSPRKSGHSHPPFTKVSSPLGSSSPKGIPVMISSALNPMQQYITGVHHPEQSVIMPPHNVPGGVGRMSPHCVSQSITVGHLVQGEVRVNTPPLSVMNYVHSEKLASPWSGSLQPRSSSPQAVSRDKVLKVNHGSLRGHEGEQDESRHFHQAGRPSATLPTDTRGALRTNMETFIAKRDMRVHLHQQGERLTLDPHSGHIQETLPPSLSPRAHMLPKGVSEKDIKSLEAKRPHSPVIQKDGIMAIRQSGGAIASPQRVSLMPPGPSGSFSEYSGMYPNRMHSQIPDAPVGHNQPPLNVTPSMGAELQAKPDGKMTQTVNMVQLLTKYPIVWQGLLALKNDTAAVQLHFVCGNKALAHRSLPLQEGGALLRIVQRMRLEASQLESVARRMTGDSDFCLLLALPCGRDQDDVINQTQALKAAFINYLQAKLAAGIINIPNPGSNQPAYVLQIFPPCEFSESHLSQLAPDLLNRISSISPHLMIVITSV; encoded by the exons atgtttttgtttttctccaattTTTCATTGGGGCATTCACATTCTGACCACCtagattttatttggattaatTTTGGTAACTTCTTTCCCAAAAG TAGCTCAGAAAGCCGTGAACGTGCTTATGATCACAGCCCATATGGCCACCATGAGCGCAGTGGGACTTTTGACAGACAACGTCACTACAACGCTGATTATTACCGCGATCGCCCAGTGTTTGCACCCGCCGGCCCCGGCAGCAGTGCCATCGGAGGGAGTTTTGAGGCAGCAGACCCACATTTTGACTCTAGAATACGAGACCCATTTACCCTTACCAATTCAACACGGCGAGACCTCTACAGAGATGATAGGGGGAGACGTGTTGATCGATCTTATCACCACCGTCGAAGCAGATCATCTCATTCCTCCCAGTCGAGGCATCCGTCTCCTCAGCGGACCGCAGGGCAAACCTCAAAAACCCCTCATTCTCCTAAAAGAACCCCTTTGTCCCCCGGAAGAGGCCCAAGGTCGAGATCTCAAAGCAGATCTTCAAGCTCCGACTCTgtcagcagcaccagcagcacaGGCAGTGGCAG CGACTCAAACAGCAGCTCCAGCGATGGTTCCCGGGCCCGCTCCGTTCAGTCATCGGCTGCTCCCCAGACATGtttagtgatggactctgaagAGCCTCGAAGAAGCTTTGGGATTAAAGTGCAAAACTTACCAGTGCGCTCCACAG ATACAAGTTTAAAAGATGGACTCTTCCATGAATTCAAGAAATATGGGAAAGTGAATTCAGTGCAGATTCATGGCGCATCAGAGGACCGCTATGGATTAGTGTTCTTCAGACAGCAAGAGGACCAAGAGAAAGCCCTCAGCGTCTCCAAGGGAAAGCTGTTCTTTGGCATGCTTATTGAGGTTACAGCCTGGAATGGTCCAG AAACGGAGAATGAAAATGACTACAGACCGTTAGATGGACGCCTAGACGAGTTCCACCCCAAGGCTACAAGGACGCTGTTTATAGGCAACCTTGAAAAGACCACCAGTTATCAGCAACTCCTGGACATTTTTCAGCGCTTTGGAGAAATTGTT GACATCGACATCAAGAAAGTAAATGGGATTCCTCAGTATGCTTTTGTCCAGTACTCTGATATTGGCAGCGTTTGCAAGGCCataaagaaaatggatgcaGAATATTTGGGGAACAATAGGCTTAAG CTTGGTTTTGGGAAGAGTATACCTACTACATGTGTTTGGCTTGATGGGTTGACCCCCAACATCACAGAGCAATACCTCACACGGCATTTCATGCGTTACGGGCACGTAGTTAAA GTCGTATTTGACAGAATAAAGGAGATGGCACTCATCTTGTACAACAACACGGATTTTGCTCAGGCAGCTGTGCGGGAGACCAAAGGCTGGAAGATCGGTGGTAATaaaattaag GTGGATTTTGCAAGTCAGGAGAGCCAGAATGCATTTTACCGCTCAATGCAAGCCTCTGGACAAGACATTAGAGACTTTTATGAAGTTCCACCAGAACGACG AGAGGATCGCAGACCTCCTTATCATGAGTTTACAGCAGAGAGAGCTTACTATGAGAATATAAGAACCACTGGCCTTTATCCAGAGGAAGCTCGCAGAGAGTACGCCGCACGTAGCAGAGAGCGTTTTTCTGAACTGGAGCATTATCAGGGAGAACACTTTGACCCACGTTATCATGAGGATCCAAGAGACTACAGGGATTACCGAGACCCCTTTGAGCAGGACATCAGAAAATATACCTACATTCAAagagagcgagaaagagagCGGGAGCGTTTCGAGGCTGATCGCAGCAGGTGGAGCCCATCGCAAAGAAGAGCTGTCACTCCCACAATTTCCCCTTCTCCATCCGAACGTGCTGCCAGAGACTCAGAACGGCGTGTTTACAGCCAGTCTTCAGAGAGGAGCGGCAGCGTGAGCTCCATGTCACCTCCACATTTGGACAAATCTGAAAAGACCTTGCTAGATCACGCAGCAAAGAGTGAGAAGAGCGCTCAGCCCGATCGCATGGCAGGGGCAGAGAAAATCAAAcgtccaaaaagaaaagataaaactgacaaagaaaagactgaaaagaataaatcaaGGAAAGGAAAGGGTCAGTCCCCGGCTAGCCAGATACCAGAAACAGAGCCGGATGCTGCTTttgatggaggaagaggaaggggaTCAGACCAAGATGTTCATGAGAAACCGAAATCTAAGGTGGATGGAGACGCTCTGTCTGGAAACCAGTTAACAGCTTCTCAAGACTCTGTAAAAACTGAAACGACTAAAGGGGATATTGCAGAGCTAGACGGAAAACCCAAACTTAAAAAACAACCGAAGTCTGATATTGGAAATGATGGAAAGGATTCAGCAGTGGATTCAGATCGCCTCGCTGCAAGAAAAAGGCGCTTTGGGGATTTAGGTGGCAAGACTGTTCGTCAGAAAAGAAGCAGgcatgaggaggaggatggcaGTCAGTCATCAGACTTTGGCTCCAGTACCACATATGTGAAAGAACCAGAcgcagacaaacacaaagatcCTCAGCGACGAGATGCACgactcaaaacagaaaaaagtgtcACTCAAAAGGATGGACTAGAGGATCTCAGaggacaaagagaaaaatccGAAGGTTCTGCAGATCTGCCAGAGTCAAAACGACAACAAGGAAGCACTTCCTCCAGAAGGGTCTCACTAGAGGGGAAttcagatcaaagcattttAAGAGAGCAAGAACAAACTGCTGCATTCAAGCCTAGTCAGAATGctgaaactaataaaaacgCCAAGACTAAAGAAGACCATGTTGACATTGATCTTTCTCAGAGTTACCGCAAGCAGATGGAGCAAAACAGACGTTTacacatgcagcagcagcaacagcgcGAGtctgacaaactgaaaaaagcagaaagtCTGCTAAAAAACGAAACTGAAGACCTGGAACATCGTAGCCTTGTGCATGAAGTTGGTAAACCACCTGAGGATGTCACAGATAATTTTCCATCTCACAAGCTGTCTGACCAGTTTGAAGCCGAGCCCGGGATAAAGAGAGAGCGTTTCTATAGGAGACAAAAAAGTGAAGACCCTGACTGGAGTAGTACCCCTTCTCCAGGACACCAAGTTTTCTCTCAGCATGCTGATGAGGACTTCATGGATGCCTCTCTGAAGGAGTTAAGTCGAAACAATCAGAAGATTCACCCAGAACTTGAACTTTTGGTCAAAAGGACCCACAACACACAGGTGAACAAGACAAACACCCCCATTAATATTGGGGAAGAAGATCAACAAAAGAGGTGGGAGAGCAGAGTTAAGCAGGACCTGCTACCCAACCTGAACTTTTCTAGAGGCTTGGGCAAAAACCTTCACAACCGCAAGCCCTCAGAATACGGCCTCTGGCATGATTTGGAGCCTGGGGAAGTGAGATCAGACTCTGAAGAGGATAGAGAGAACAAACCCCTCTCTCCTGCTCCCTCCACCTCTATGCCTTTTTCTGAGAGGCCGAGACCTGATCGGTTTTCAGACCCAAAGCTGGCTCACCTTGAAAGAAACAAATTCTATTCGTTCGCACTTGACCAGACTATCACCCCCGATACTAAAGCTCTACTGGAACGAGCAAAGTCTTTGTCCTCTTCTCGTGAGGATAACTGGTCATTTTTAGATTACGATTCCCACTTTGTGAATTTCCGAAGCCAGAAAGACACAGAGAAAGTAGAATCAGCACCAAGACCTACTCCTTCCTGgtacatgaaaaagaaaaagatacgAAGTGGATCCGAGGACAAACTCGATGACAGGAAAGAAGAGCCCAAGCCGGAGGAACAGGAACGCAGAGAGCTTTTCGCTTCACGTTTCCTTCATAGCGCTGTGTTTGAGCTGGACTCTAGACGACTTCAACACCTTGAGCGCAAATACGAAGAGTTGGAGCACATGCTGAACCAACAAGCTAGTCAGCAAGGAGCAGAGGGAGAACTTGAGACCGGCCCAGTTGTCCTCTTTCACAGCCGTTTTCTGGAGCTCAcacaactacaacaacaaaaaaacaagagtcagcagctgcaggaggatAAAGGAAACACAGTTTGTACAAgtgaaaataaagaggaaaaaccaTCTGAGCAGGAACAACAAGATTTACGGTCTAATGACATGCCAGAATCTAGTGTGGCAGCTGAAATCAAACCCATCAGTCCTGTTGAACAAGTTGCTCCTGAACCAAAACTGACTCCCAATCTTGTTATTCAGTCTGCAAGCAAAGACACACCTTCTTCACACCAGAAATGTGTGCTACCAACTCCACCCGCTGATGTGTGCCCACCTATGTCTTTTACAAAAGAGGAGACAAAGGAAGAAGTAAAAGAAAGTGAAGATGTTGTACCAATGCACTGTTCACCAACTGAGACCTTAAAATCTGAACCTGCACCTGAAACTGTTCCTGAAACTAACATTTCTGAGGAGAACCTGGAATTTCTTGAAGAGGATGCAAAGCCTTTAATTGACGAACAAATAAATGACCCTCGTTCTCATGAAGAGTTGGTTAGCAGATCAGAGCCAGAGCCAAGTCCTGAGATGTCACAACCAGAAGTGCCTTCAGCTAGTAGTCCAGTACAACTCAGTGTTGCTGAAGAAGCAGATTTAATCAAAGAAGATCCTCTTTCCACATGTCAAAAAACAGTAGAGTCAGAAGGAGAGAAGAAACTTGAAGAAGTGAGTAAAGAAGAGATTTCTGTTGATAGTGATGCAATTGAAGAGCCAGTCTcctttcaaaaagaaaataaaacaaaagaaattaaaactaaaaaaggcaGGCAATCTCCTGCTCAAGTTCCTTTAACATCTGTCTCTGAGAAACAAGCTACACGCAAGAGTGAGCGCATCGACAAAGATAAGCTGAAGCGTGGCTCATCCCCAAGAGCTGAAACAAAGTCTTCAGCCAAGTCTCCAACTCCCGGATCAGATCATGATCATTCGGAGCAGAGCATCCCGATAAGTAGAGCAAGAACTCgaagaaatgtaaaatctgtttaTGCAACCCCAGTGGAAGACGATGCACCAACTCGTGGCAAGGAAACTGAGTCACCTCGCTCTGCACGAAAGCGGGGTACAGAGAAAGAAGCTCTGCAGCACAGCACCGAGTCGGAACCACCGACTCCAGCGCCAGCAAAACAACGTGGGCGTCCTCCCAAAAACCGCAAACCGATTGAAGAGGTTTCAGctgcaaaaacagagaaaataaaaatggataagGATGCAGATTCAAATGAGTCGGAGAACGGTGAACGGGTTTCAAGAGTTGCTAAGGGGAAAATGTCCCCTTATCTCACAAAGGGTTCCTCAAATCCAATACCCTCAGTCCCAGGCTCTAAGAAAGGGGACAAAACTGAAACAGCTGATGAGAATCAAGTAATACATTTCACAGAAGCAGAAGATTTGTCTTCACAACATTCGTCATCTTCAGGCAAAGACTCTTCAGTAAAATCAGATGTAAAGAAAGGCTCAGAACTGGATAAAGACGTTCATGAAAAATTATGTGAGGAGAAATCgaatggaaaagaaacagattCACTGCTGGGTGAGGAGAAACCTGCCCCAGAGAAAGAGAAGATCATAAAAGGAAAAGTCAAGGCTGCAAAGCCTCATGTTTTTAGGGACCTCCAAGTCATACTGGATGTCAAAGAGGTCAAAGATCACGTTTCCAGGTGCACTACTGCCAACAAAGAGTGCCctaatgaagaaaaagagaagaaggatGTAGACTCCTCAAAGAGCTCTTCCCTACAGGAGCGTGAATTGGAGCAGGCAGTTGAGAACATCGCCAAACTTACTGAACCGGCTTTGCCAGCAGAACTACCAACTCCTGTCCCTCCTGCAGAGGTAAAAAGTGATCCTGAGGAGGAAAAGCCTTGTAATCCTGCCAGTGAGACAGAGCTGATGGCTGCCATTGACTCAATAACAGGCGAAGATGTAAGTGTACCTCTCACCCCAGCTGCTCCAGTTAGCACAGAAGTTTGTTCAGAACCTGAGGTCCAGGAGTTTGTCCCACCGGTCAAGGTTGAAGAACCTGAAACCGCACTGCAAGAGGAAGCCGTCTTCTCAAATACTCCCAAAAAGAGTTACAAGGGAAGGCCCAAAACACCTAAACGCCCTAAAGCCCCAAAGCATGCACGAAAAGATGTGAAAGAAGAATTAAGTGAGGAGTTGACGGTGCCTTTAGCTGAGAGTACAGCTTCTGATGTAAAGATTGTGGCTGAGAAGCCtccatctgctgcagctgctgcagttatCACTCCTACGACCTGGAAATCGGAAGCTGAACTTCCAGCTGTGAAGGCAGCAGAATCGGAGTTGCCGTCGCCTGTTGAAGAGCAAACACAAGCTGTGAAACCTACACACCCCCAGGCTAAGAGCCCCATATACCCTCAACAGTTACCAGCTgagtgtgtttctctctctctggccTCCAACAGGCCCAACATCAGATCCATTCAAACCAGCCGAGCGCCTGTTTCTCCACCCGACTGGCGACACCAGTCTAAGGATCCATGTGTTACCTCTGCACATATAATGTCAGTAGCAGCCAAGGAAGGCCAGCTGACCACTTCTGACTCCAACAGCAAAGAGCTAGATCAAGGCACAAGTGACTTGAGGCAGATTCTCATGAAACCTAAAACAATTACTCTCCCAGGAGGAGGAAGTTCTGCTCCAACCAATCTGCCCAGTCTCCGAGATCAGAATCCATCTGAAAGCAATCCTGCCATCACAGCTGCTCTTCACAACAGATCCCCGCTCCCTGAGAGTAAAACGCCGACTCATTCAGTTCCACCTATTGTTCGAACACCCTCCACGTTACCTGGAGAAACTAAATCTGTGATCTCCGTAATTGCATCTACGGCAACTTCTGTTATTAGTCGCGTTTGCAACCCCCCTGAGACTGAGGAAAAACCTAATCTAATTATTGGAAATCCCTCCATGGATGTGACTCTGCCCAAAACGGCCTACAGGCCCAGCAAAGACGATGGCGGACCTTACCACGGTGCCACGTTCAGTTCTGGGTCTTGCTCTGGTCTGCGAGTAAACACGTCTGAAGGAGTGGTGGTGCTAAGCCACTCAGGCCAGAAAACAGAAGGACCCCTGAGGATCAGTGCCAAGATTAGTCAAATCCCACAAGCAACAGCCGGTGACATTGAATCTCAGCAATTGGTGCCGATTCCCCAGATTAAACAAGATGTTTACAGCCATTCTCAGTCGGGACATCAGAAGGGGTCTTCACAAACTGATCATGGGCATCCTGGTAAACTCCAATCAGCTCTGTCTTCAATTAAGCAGGAAAGCGGCAGCTGCAGTTTAGAAAAGATGGATTCAGCTTACCAGGCGGGGCCCCAAGGAGTCGTGAAGCGTCTCCCGCAAGGTAACCAGCAGGTAATGGGTTACCACCAAGACTACCTGCaattaaaacaccaaaagaagATGGAGAATGTTGATCCTCATGGTACAGATGGAGCTAAGCCATCTTGGACCTCCACTGTAAGCCCTGCTATAAGCCCACATTTACCATCTCCCCCTGGGAACCATGTGGGCTTCGTCACATCCACTGGTGACAGAGGTCCGTCGCATCTTGGTAGCATCAAACAGGAACCACGGTCCCCGAGAAAGTCAGGACATTCTCATCCTCCTTTCACCAAGGTGTCTTCACCTCTTGGCTCCTCCTCACCCAAGGGGATCCCTGTAATGATATCCTCTGCTCTCAACCCTATGCAGCAGTATATCACTGGTGTCCACCACCCAGAGCAATCTGTCATCATGCCACCTCACAACGTGCCTGGAGGTGTGGGACGAATGTCTCCTCACTGCGTCTCCCAGTCCATTACAGTGGGTCATCTGGTTCAGGGGGAGGTCCGGGTCAACACACCACCTCTGTCTGTGATGAACTACGTCCATAGCGAGAAGCTTGCCTCTCCGTGGTCTGGTTCCCTGCAGCCGCGGTCGTCCTCCCCCCAGGCTGTCAGCAGGGACAAAGTCCTCAAGGTCAACCACGGTTCTTTGCGGGGCCACGAGGGCGAACAGGACGAATCCAGACACTTCCACCAAGCTGGGAGACCATCTGCCACCCTGCCGACAGATACTCGGGGAGCTTTGAGGACTAACATGGAAACGTTTATCGCTAAGAGAGATATGCGAGTGCACCTGCACCAGCAGGGGGAGCGTCTGACACTGGACCCCCATTCTGGACACATTCAGGAAACTCTGCCGCCTTCTTTATCTCCGAGAGCTCACATGTTGCCCAAAGGCGTGTCTGAGAAGGACATAAAGTCGCTGGAAGCAAAGAGGCCGCACTCTCCTGTAATTCAAAAGGATGGAATAATGGCGATCCGGCAGTCTGGCGGTGCTATTGCGTCACCTCAACGGGTTTCCCTGATGCCACCGGGACCCAGCGGGTCATTCTCCGAGTACTCAGGAATGTACCCAAACCGCATGCATTCTCAGATCCCGGATGCCCCTGTTGGGCACAACCAGCCACCGTTGAACGTCACTCCGTCTATG gGTGCAGAACTCCAGGCTAAACCAGATGGAAAAATGACCCAGACTGTTAATATGGTGCAGTTGCTTACG AAGTACCCTATAGTGTGGCAGGGCCTTCTAGCACTGAAGAACGACACAGCTGCTGTCCAGCTGCATTTCGTCTGTGGAAACAAAGCTCTGGCTCATCGATCGCTGCCTTTGCAAGAAGGAGGCGCTCTGCTCAGGATTGTTCAGAGGATGAGACTGGAGGCCTCTCAGTTGGAGAGTGTAGCCAGAAGAATGACG GGTGACAGTGATTTCTGTCTTCTCCTCGCTTTGCCTTGTGGACGAGATCAAGACGATGTCATAAACCAAACTCAAGCTCTTAAAGCTGCATTCATCAACTACCTGCAGGCAAAACTGGCAGCTGGTATCATCAATATCCCCAATCCAGGTTCCAATCAG CCCGCCTATGTGCTCCAGATTTTCCCGCCCTGTGAGTTTTCCGAGAGCCACTTGTCTCAGCTGGCCCCCGACCTTTTGAACAGGATCTCCAGCATCTCGCCACACCTCATGATCGTCATCACCTCTGTGTGA